In Trueperaceae bacterium, the genomic stretch GCGGCCCGAGCGTTGTCGCCCTGGGCGAAAGCAAGCACCCTCACCGTACGGCCCGTGCCGTGCGGTAGCGATACGGTGCCACGCACGTTCTGATCGCTCTTGCGCGGGTCGACTCCAAGGCGGAAGTGCGCCTCGACGGTCTCATCGAACTTGGCCGTGGCCAACTGCCTCACGAGCTCCGCTGCCTCCTGCGCGCTGTACAGCTTGTCTCGGTCGACCTTGCCGGTGAGCTCGCGGTAGCGCTTTCCGTGCTTAGCCACGAACCGGCACCCCCTCGACCGTCACGCCCATGGAGCGCGCGGTACCGGCGATGATGCGGGCCGCCGCCTCTTCGCTGCCGGCATTGAGGTCGGTCATCTTCTGGCGACCGAGCTCGAGGCACTGATCCCAGGTGATGCTGCCGACCTTCTCCTTGTGGGGAACGCCGGAGCCCTTGGCGATGCCGGCGGCCTTGCGGATGAGGTAGGCGGCGGGCGGCGTCTTGGTCACGAACGTGAAGGAGCGGTCGGCGTAGATGGTGATCTCCACCGGGATGATCGCGCCCGCCTGCGAGGCGGTAGCGGCGTTGTACTCCTTCACGAAGCCCATGATGTTGGCCCCGTGCTGGCCCAGCGCCGGGCCCACCGGTGGCGCCGGGGTGGCGCCGCCTGCCGGCAGCTGAAGCTTGACTATTCCTACGACCTTCTTAGCCATCTTTCCTCCTGTAGCTCCCCCGCGGCTTGGCCGGCCGTGGGG encodes the following:
- the rplK gene encoding 50S ribosomal protein L11, whose amino-acid sequence is MAKKVVGIVKLQLPAGGATPAPPVGPALGQHGANIMGFVKEYNAATASQAGAIIPVEITIYADRSFTFVTKTPPAAYLIRKAAGIAKGSGVPHKEKVGSITWDQCLELGRQKMTDLNAGSEEAAARIIAGTARSMGVTVEGVPVRG